In Myripristis murdjan chromosome 2, fMyrMur1.1, whole genome shotgun sequence, a genomic segment contains:
- the LOC115370401 gene encoding uncharacterized protein LOC115370401, giving the protein MASPRLSVLLLLATLLFMLSCITSNAEEHPLSQRPTYANLVRKYRDRRAPQPMTGKTKELIKSSAQVASALLKVVADALNAPGVKEALGQIASFASLAPGIGTLVAAIINLALAFVPGADPVKDMLKDINQKLDSISKQIADLKTDVEWNTYASAYSRDETNIINSWNEFNKFRQSCEKEPNCENQKRELANKFVSFYENTATENSVARLVFYLTNTEASLSANLLHLLKKRHKCDIKELNRYNFFLNSLLWRGMVLNQLYYKLKGYDTEDKEAEYVSQFNKVIEAQRDVVASCADSEEYIEPAVQKINQIHPLKPDEESATKVKEELDKTYDFYYWIVVIFKSNDKEKHSLLHFTSVNLGDITVAVSRTNSKWNEDIFTSENPNYLRGILEKKKCSNLEQELSRDNGPVDKWEMDYLRLIFAALLVSKGKVFAAPEAFISGKCNSVPAKLHFYFYAKLPHSPNAPWDPCGNFGCENGAKCRWLAGTLTMCECQPGYHGDKCQNAVSVTRKDLEVVLDKPVPSITTIDEKLIKMDTKIYKVHTRLYRLETQLTKMDTQLAEISSNLNKIYKLLERPTADKSQQQPEN; this is encoded by the coding sequence ATGGCATCACCACGGCTCTCAGTCCTGCTGCTGTTGGCCACCTTGCTCTTCATGCTGTCATGCATCACCAGTAATGCTGAGGAACACCCACTATCACAAAGACCCACCTATGCCAACCTTGTTCGCAAATACAGGGACCGCAGAGCACCACAACCCATGACAGGCAAAACAAAGGAGCTCATAAAATCTAGTGCACAGGTAGCATCTGCCTTACTGAAAGTTGTTGCAGACGCTCTTAATGCACCAGGGGTCAAAGAAGCACTGGGCCAAATTGCAAGCTTTGCCAGTCTTGCGCCGGGTATCGGCACCCTGGTTGCAGCGATCATCAATTTGGCTTTGGCCTTTGTTCCTGGAGCAGACCCCGTGAAAGACATGCTCAAAGACATCAATCAGAAGCTGGATTCCATTTCCAAGCAGATTGCTGACCTCAAAACCGATGTTGAGTGGAACACCTATGCTAGTGCCTACTCTCGAGACGAAACAAACATCATCAACTCCTGGAACGAGTTCAACAAATTCCGTCAGAGCTGTGAGAAAGAACCAAACTGTGAAAATCAAAAGCGTGAACTTGCCAACAAATTTGTTAGCTTCTATGAGAATACAGCTACAGAGAACAGTGTGGCTAGGCTCGTCTTTTATTTGACCAACACAGAGGCATCTCTAAGCGCCAACCTGTTGCACTTACTGAAAAAGAGGCACAAATGTGATATTAAAGAGTTAAACAGGTACAACTTTTTTTTGAACAGCTTGCTGTGGAGAGGAATGGTGCTGAACCAGCTCTACTATAAACTGAAGGGCTACGACACCGAAGACAAGGAAGCAGAGTATGTGTCCCAGTTCAACAAGGTGATAGAAGCCCAGAGAGATGTTGTGGCAAGCTGTGCTGATAGTGAAGAGTACATAGAACCTGCTGTCCAAAAGATCAACCAGATTCATCCTTTGAAACCGGATGAAGAATCAGCCACAAAGGTCAAAGAAGAACTAGACAAGACATATGATTTTTATTACTGGATAGTGgtcattttcaaatcaaatgacAAAGAGAAGCATTCATTATTGCATTTTACCTCAGTTAATTTGGGTGACATTACTGTAGCTGTAAGTCGCACCAACTCTAAGTGGAATGAAGATATCTTTACATCAGAAAATCCAAATTACCTAAGGGGAATCctagaaaagaagaaatgttCAAATTTGGAACAGGAATTATCGCGTGATAATGGTCCAGTTGACAAATGGGAGATGGACTATTTGAGGTTGATTTTTGCAGCGCTGCTTGTCTCTAAAGGCAAGGTTTTTGCAGCTCCAGAGGCGTTCATCAGCGGTAAGTGCAATAGCGTTCCTGCCAAACTGCACTTCTATTTTTATGCAAAACTTCCTCACAGTCCAAACGCACCTTGGGATCCATGCGGCAATTTCGGATGCGAGAACGGTGCCAAATGCAGGTGGCTGGCGGGGACTTTGACAATGTGTGAATGTCAGCCAGGGTACCATGGAGACAAATGTCAGAATGCTGTCAGCGTGACTCGTAAGGATCTTGAGGTGGTGTTAGACAAGCCCGTCCCCAGCATCACCACAATTGACGAAAAGCTCATCAAGATGGACACCAAGATCTACAAGGTGCACACCAGGCTCTACAGGCTGGAGACCCAGCTCACTAAGATGGACACCCAGCTCGCTGAGATAAGTTCTAATCTGAACAAAATTTATAAGCTGCTGGAAAGACCAACTGCAGataaatcacaacaacaaccagaaaACTGA